The following are encoded in a window of Pecten maximus chromosome 17, xPecMax1.1, whole genome shotgun sequence genomic DNA:
- the LOC117315792 gene encoding acetylcholine receptor subunit alpha-like isoform X2, which translates to MRNLLVVFLLLYVAGRPVLGGQGTIDDWVRLTNTLFSNYTSEVRPAYNFTEVVNLDAWMFLLSILDFDEVAGVITMSAGMGLTWTDYRLKWTPSDYNGMEDIIINASRVWRPKLYMISSADDLEQFGSDEFDVRLNYNGTCSVYPGKLLKSSCSVDMTRFPADSQNCEMLVLLWGVQPNEVKLGFSSTEIFLGYFTPNGEWEVDKTSVSQYMGFGSPSSTLSFSIHMTRRSMYFIISMTIPVLLLCFLNPFVFLLPASSGERISYTITMFLSLAVYMTLIGDNLPKVSENMAGMSYFLLIALIYSSLLILLTIFTLRCEAVSDVTKFPKLLRWLTLCFKRKKNKVTYKNAESGQDVNENDRKENMRTTSEEFPLVTKTDVMTFVDMSLFLVSFVMIIIAALWFLIQYYG; encoded by the coding sequence ATGCGGAACCTCTTGGTAGTTTTCCTCCTGCTCTACGTTGCCGGAAGGCCGGTGTTGGGCGGGCAGGGAACCATTGACGACTGGGTCAGATTAACAAATACTCTGTTCTCAAACTACACCAGCGAGGTTCGACCGGCCTATAACTTCACGGAAGTCGTTAACTTAGATGCCTGGATGTTTTTGCTCTCCATTTTAGACTTTGACGAAGTGGCGGGTGTTATCACCATGAGTGCTGGGATGGGTTTAACCTGGACAGACTATCGTTTAAAATGGACACCATCTGATTACAATGGCATGGAGGATATCATTATCAATGCATCTAGAGTTTGGAGGCCAAAACTGTACATGATTTCCTCCGCTGACGACCTGGAACAATTTGGATCGGATGAATTTGATGTCCGATTGAACTACAACGGTACGTGCTCGGTGTACCCTGGGAAACTTTTGAAATCGAGTTGCTCTGTAGATATGACGCGGTTTCCGGCAGATTCGCAAAATTGTGAGATGCTTGTGTTATTATGGGGTGTGCAACCGAATGAAGTTAAGCTCGGTTTCAGCAGTACTGAGATATTCTTAGGATATTTCACGCCGAATGGCGAATGGGAGGTTGATAAAACTTCTGTGTCTCAATACATGGGGTTTGGTTCGCCTTCATCGACGCTGTCCTTCTCCATACATATGACTAGGCGATCGATGTATTTCATCATCTCAATGACTATACCGGTACTGTTGTTATGCTTCCTGAATCCGTTCGTGTTCCTCCTCCCGGCCTCCTCAGGTGAGCGGATATCATACACAATCACCATGTTTCTGTCCCTGGCTGTCTATATGACTCTCATTGGCGACAATCTTCCGAAAGTGTCAGAAAACATGGCGGGGATGTCGTACTTCTTGCTGATAGCATTAATATATAGCAGCTTACTCATATTGCTGACTATATTTACACTTCGGTGTGAGGCTGTGTCTGACGTCACGAAATTTCCAAAATTGTTAAGATGGCTTACTCTCTGTTTCAAGCGCAAAAAGAACAAAGTAACCTACAAAAATGCCGAAAGTGGCCAAGACGTCAATGAAAACGACCGAAAGGAAAACATGAGGACAACCAGCGAAGAGTTTCCTCTCGTGACCAAGACTGACGTCATGACATTTGTCGACATGTCCTTGTTCCTGGTTTCCTTTGTGATGATCATCATCGCAGCTCTATGGTTCCTCATCCAATATTACGGCTGA
- the LOC117315792 gene encoding acetylcholine receptor subunit alpha-like isoform X1, with translation MLRLNSKEHWMAIFQGEPIAMRNLLVVFLLLYVAGRPVLGGQGTIDDWVRLTNTLFSNYTSEVRPAYNFTEVVNLDAWMFLLSILDFDEVAGVITMSAGMGLTWTDYRLKWTPSDYNGMEDIIINASRVWRPKLYMISSADDLEQFGSDEFDVRLNYNGTCSVYPGKLLKSSCSVDMTRFPADSQNCEMLVLLWGVQPNEVKLGFSSTEIFLGYFTPNGEWEVDKTSVSQYMGFGSPSSTLSFSIHMTRRSMYFIISMTIPVLLLCFLNPFVFLLPASSGERISYTITMFLSLAVYMTLIGDNLPKVSENMAGMSYFLLIALIYSSLLILLTIFTLRCEAVSDVTKFPKLLRWLTLCFKRKKNKVTYKNAESGQDVNENDRKENMRTTSEEFPLVTKTDVMTFVDMSLFLVSFVMIIIAALWFLIQYYG, from the exons ATGTTACGTTTGAATTCTAAGGAACATTGGATGGCAATTTTTCAAG GTGAGCCCATCGCCATGCGGAACCTCTTGGTAGTTTTCCTCCTGCTCTACGTTGCCGGAAGGCCGGTGTTGGGCGGGCAGGGAACCATTGACGACTGGGTCAGATTAACAAATACTCTGTTCTCAAACTACACCAGCGAGGTTCGACCGGCCTATAACTTCACGGAAGTCGTTAACTTAGATGCCTGGATGTTTTTGCTCTCCATTTTAGACTTTGACGAAGTGGCGGGTGTTATCACCATGAGTGCTGGGATGGGTTTAACCTGGACAGACTATCGTTTAAAATGGACACCATCTGATTACAATGGCATGGAGGATATCATTATCAATGCATCTAGAGTTTGGAGGCCAAAACTGTACATGATTTCCTCCGCTGACGACCTGGAACAATTTGGATCGGATGAATTTGATGTCCGATTGAACTACAACGGTACGTGCTCGGTGTACCCTGGGAAACTTTTGAAATCGAGTTGCTCTGTAGATATGACGCGGTTTCCGGCAGATTCGCAAAATTGTGAGATGCTTGTGTTATTATGGGGTGTGCAACCGAATGAAGTTAAGCTCGGTTTCAGCAGTACTGAGATATTCTTAGGATATTTCACGCCGAATGGCGAATGGGAGGTTGATAAAACTTCTGTGTCTCAATACATGGGGTTTGGTTCGCCTTCATCGACGCTGTCCTTCTCCATACATATGACTAGGCGATCGATGTATTTCATCATCTCAATGACTATACCGGTACTGTTGTTATGCTTCCTGAATCCGTTCGTGTTCCTCCTCCCGGCCTCCTCAGGTGAGCGGATATCATACACAATCACCATGTTTCTGTCCCTGGCTGTCTATATGACTCTCATTGGCGACAATCTTCCGAAAGTGTCAGAAAACATGGCGGGGATGTCGTACTTCTTGCTGATAGCATTAATATATAGCAGCTTACTCATATTGCTGACTATATTTACACTTCGGTGTGAGGCTGTGTCTGACGTCACGAAATTTCCAAAATTGTTAAGATGGCTTACTCTCTGTTTCAAGCGCAAAAAGAACAAAGTAACCTACAAAAATGCCGAAAGTGGCCAAGACGTCAATGAAAACGACCGAAAGGAAAACATGAGGACAACCAGCGAAGAGTTTCCTCTCGTGACCAAGACTGACGTCATGACATTTGTCGACATGTCCTTGTTCCTGGTTTCCTTTGTGATGATCATCATCGCAGCTCTATGGTTCCTCATCCAATATTACGGCTGA